The Chelonia mydas isolate rCheMyd1 chromosome 1, rCheMyd1.pri.v2, whole genome shotgun sequence nucleotide sequence CAGCCTTGTTGTGTTAggataccaaaatgagagctgccctctggATGGAGAAGCACATAACAATTGCAGTGTGGAACCAGGCGACTGCAGGCTGCTACCAGTGGGACGCATATCAGTATGGAGATGGACATTCAACCATAGGGGCTGTGTTACAGCAAGTGTGTGGGGCCATGAATCACATCTTACTACGAAGGACTGCAACTTTTGGCAACGTGCATGAAATTATGGATGGCTtcgcagaaatgggtttccctaacggTGGACGGGAGTTAGATGGCATgcacattccaattttggcaccagaccaccttgtgaTGGAATACATCAGTTGGAAGGTATACTTCTCCATGGTCTTCCAAGTGCTCGTGGGTCACCACAAGCGTTCACTGACTTTAATGCGGGGTGGTCCGGAAAAGTGTATGACACATAAATGTTCAGGAAGACCGGGCCTTACAGAAATCTGGAAGtggggactttcttcccagaccagaagatcccAGTGGGGTTTATCAAAATGCCCACAGTTATCTTGGAGGCCTGATGTACcacttaatgccatggctcatgacgCCACATATGGAAAACCTGGATCACAGCAATGAGCATTTTAACAATTGGCTGAGTAGGGATAGGATGACCATGGAATGTGCATTTAGCAGATTAAACGCATGCtggtgatgcctttatggcaggttagacctcaatgtGGATAATATTTCCGTGGTCATAGCCATCGGTTGCACATCGCATAATATGTGTGAAGTAAAGGGTAAAAAGTTTGCTCAGGAGTGGACTATTGAAACAGAACATTTGGCTGCTGATCTggagcagccagataccaaggTTATTAGAGAGGAACACTGGGGGGCAATTcgggaggctttgaggcagcaTTTTGAAGATGAGTAGCAGTAATGTTTGTTGTTGTGATTGGGATTGTAATGCATTATGAAGTACAGTTTTGGTAAGGTAAGAAGCAGTTGTGATTCTTCGGGCCCTGGATTCAATGTAAGGAAATGATAAAATTGCTTGTTTGTTTCCTGATGCCATCTGCTATCATAACTTGCATGGAAATGAATAAAGagtgcttattaaaaaaaaaacccataacaaCATGCACGCACACAGAGACACATGTACATTTCTGGGTGAGGAGGAGAGACACTTACAAGGGGAGGGCTGAATTTTACAGAGGAGCGTAAGTCCAGCTGTCATTTGAAGAGCTGTCTGCAGAGGTGGAATGTAGGGGAAAGCGTGAAGTCCCAGAAATCAGAAATGGATGTACGGGTAGTCTGGGGAGGGCATGGGAAAGAGCTCTGAATGTGCCGAAGGGGCGGGCAGACACACAATCTGTTCATTTTGGAGGGTTACAAGGAACTGCAGCATGTTCGTTTGCTGCTCCAAAACTTTTATCAGCCTCTCTGTTGTGTCCTGAGTTTAtgtcattttttcttttcttttgctgcttGTCGCTTTCCCTCCACGCCCTGTGTTCCCTCTTGTCTGTATCAGAGAACTGTTGCACCTCCCAGAAGATATCTCCCAAGCTCCATCTTGGGTGCTTTCTTATCTGGCAGAAATGCtcagctggagtgggggtggaggggtaccTCCATTCCAGGTCATATCTGGTGAATCACAAGTAACAACAAACAGAAGCATTATTGTTAACTGTATGTACAGCACTGAAAACGCTACATTAAAATACACCATTGGTAACACACCAGTCACTTTCTGGTTGTCACTTGACAAGCACACATGCCAGCGAACACTGCAAGGAAGGTGAATGTTCCCAGGGCTGGAGGACATTGTGCGTGGGAGAAAAGCAATGTGAAAGGGGACACAGAGCACTTCTCAGGGGACAACACTCGGccggagtcatagaatcatagaatatcagggttggaagggacctcaggaggtcttctagtccaaccccctgctcatagcaggaccaatccccaattaaatcttCATTGTGGCAGATATCATTGTGGCAAATATCTCTCTCTTGAGTGTAAGCAAGGAAGCAACGGTGCATCTACTATATGCTTGCGGCTTTCGCCCCAATCCCCATGCTACTCTTCTGTGTGCTGCTTTAGTCCTTCCCAATAAATTGTAGAATGGGGCTGGAAAGTGTCCctcaatgggggaaggaacaaagcagctctgctaaGGACTCTCTGGTACAGGATTGTGAAGTACCAGCAGGAAAGTTTGCTGGAGAATTCTTTGGAGGAATCCTGTGAAATCTCAGTGTGCATCAACATCCTGTTCCACCGTGCTCCTTCGCTGCACAAGGAAATGCCCAGCAcgcagaaacacagccagccttgtaCATTTGTCTGCCCTCAACCCACCTCCACGCTTCACAAagcaaatccacttaccagggagTCTCTTCTCCTGCTTCTGGCTCACCTAATTGTAACTGCTGAGACTGTCTGGACACCTCCAGAATGGAGAAGAGCTCCTGACTGGACACAGAACTGGGCAACGCCGGCATGGGCTCCACATCTTCTAATGCCTcacctccttcccctttgctgtgcGCTGCAGTGTGTCCTGAACACAGCTCTTTTCCCACAAGCTGCGTGAAATCTCCCATAGGTATCGACATTCCTACAGCTGGAACACATCTGGGACTGCACGGCCTCCTCTGCGCACATACTGAGCAGATCCAGTAGATCCACAGTAGCCCAAAGTGGAGAGAATTTGCTGTGTGGAGCCACCATGGCAACCTAGGAAGATGTGATGTAAGCTCTCCATGTTGAGCAAACAGGACAGGGGAATTGCTAAATTCCCTggcctttaaagggggaggggtggaaagtTTTTACCTCGATGCAGGACAGAGGAATTATAACTGCTTACCAGATTGGTCagggtgggcattgtgggacaactTCCAGAGCCCAATTACAGCAATAAAATCAAGCCCAAGGGTCTACACTGGAGCTtcagtgacaaaagttttgcataAAAAGCCTTACCACTCGCGTCAAGGTGCTTTTATTATCTCACTGAATCTGAGGAGTTCCATCGTTAAAAGTGTCTTTGCAGCGTGTACAGGGCCACTGTTTCTTCTCCAAAAGATACTTTTTGGGAGGAAAAACTTGGCAGTGTGTACAAGGCCTAAGGAACAATGATGAATAATGAGTATTCACAATTGTGTTTGCTGCTGGTGTCTATTAAGGTTTCCCAGACCACGATGTGTTGGAGTTACTGACACACTAAGCACCAGAACACATGGAATTGGCATTAGTAGCATCATGTGTTCATAATTCGTTTCTctgaataataaaaatgtcatttttcagtctCTGAAGGGCGACCGATCTGCTTCACCAATGAGAACAGCCTCCGGTTGTGAATGTAGTGTCTCATATTCACATtttctctccatccaggcatttgtaCTGCGACCATCCTCCTAGAGCCTGGGCACATACAGGAAGGCAGTGGGACATACGGTACATGCAGGAGACACCGTTCTGCTTCAGAGTTGGACAacttctcccctactccatgtcagattccaacacaactgacttcaccaacccctccaccttcatcctcctgggcattcctggcctggtggcggcccatgtctggatctccatccccttctgtgccATGTATGCcatagccatcttggggaacttcaccatcctgttcatcgTGAAGACAGAACCTAgtctccatgggcccatgtactatttcatCTGCATGCTGGCCGTCACTGACCTGGGCCTGTCTACATCCACtgtgcccaaaatgctgagcatcttctggttcaatttcAGGGAGAtcgatttcagtgcctgcctcacccagatgtacttcattcacAGCTTCTCAGCGATGGAGTCTGGGATCTTTGCGGCCATGGCTCtggatcgctacgtggccatctgccatcccctgagacactccaccatcctgacaaactCCATTGTGGCCACGATCGGCCTGGCCATGGTGCTACGCTGTGGCATTTTCTCACTGCCCTATCCCTTCCTGGCGAGGCaatggccatattgcagaaccaacatcatcccccagACATTATGTGTTCACATGGCCGTGGCGAAGCTGGCCTGCGCCGACACCCACATCAGTAGTTACTACGGACTCTTTGTGCAATTCAGTGTGATGGGTCTGGATGTGATTTTTATTGTCGTGTCCTAtatccagatcctcagggccatcttcagcctccccacaaaggatgcccggatcaagacttttgggacctgcagctcccacctcttTGTCATTTTAGCCTTTTACGTCCCACGTCTCCTCATCTCCCTCCTCTATCGGTTTGGCCAGAATGTGGCTCTGAATTTCCATGTTCTCATTTCCAACGTTTACCTCTTGAtgccccccatgctaaaccccatcatctatggggtAAGGACCAAACAGATCTGGGACAGGCTGCTCCGTCTCTTTACTCATGAAGGCCCCTAATGGTTTCTCCTCAGGTTCTGACTCTCAGATTGAGCTACGTGCAGACCTGGCTGGTTATATGGTGTTGGaccctcttccctgaatcactgaCGGGACAGTCAAAGTGACTTTAATCTTTTCATGGccttactgtgctgtgtcagtgTGAGAAACTGAGGAAGCAGTCTGtgtacaatttattaattcatAGGTTTCCGACCTTACTAATTGCTGATAACTGGACCCCTGAGGCCCGGTGCCCTGCCCTACCTGTACCTCCAAGCCCCAGactcctgtcccacctcttcccctaagGCCAAACCTCTGTTCCTATCTCCTCTTATCCCCAGCCCTATCCACTCCTGGTTcatttccacctccctccccatgcccccagcTGGTTTCAatttgctccaggctgggacagaaaCTGCTtcagcctgacaaggagccttCAGTGAGCACAGTGAGGACACAGTGCTGGGGCAAAGGGACAGTGAGAAGTGGAGGGGAAAGCCAGGAATCCTTATAAAAGCAGCTGAGGTTGGGAGCAGTGTTGTCGTGCAGGTGGGCTTAGACTGTGCATCTTACAGCTTGTGGGCCCTAaagctcagccacagactcctGAGGGAAGAGACCATTGTGTGGCTTATTTCTTTAGCTTTCAGCTCCCTGTTGTTCCTAATCCCCGGGGCCCTCCAGtggggatgggctgggagccCTTTGCCCTGAGCCAGGGCTTAGGGTCAGGGCAAAGGATCAGCTTTGAAGCTCAGTGGAGAACAGCTGTGAGTGGTGGAAGGAGAAGCCCCTGTGTTAGTTGGGAAGGCAGGATGCTCAGAAGAGACCAGGGTGGCTTTGGTAGCTCACAGGGAGGGAGATAAACAGCAAGCCTTCCATTAGCCAGGTATTTACACATGTACACGCCACCTTCTCTGGAACTACCGGGCACCCGTtgcccaggggctgaagctgagTCTAACATAAGCTCTGCAGGATGCTTTTCATCACTACATCTAGAAGCTCTTTAACTAGGCAGCATTATCCCCATGTCATGGATAGATTGACCCACACAGCGATAAACTGAtttacccaaggccacacagtgagacGGTGGCAGAGCGGGAATAGGAACTGAGAGTCctgaccctccctccccagcaccatTCCTCTGGCCATGAACTGGCATTGCTCTTCTGGGTTATATTAGATGCAGTGACACTATTTGTGTGTTGTGATCAGTGGAGTTGCCGTCCTTCTTAAACAGGAGGAATTTATTAAAGAAACAGCTAAAGACTACATCCACAAAAACAGGTTTCCACACAGCTCAGTTTTAAACCTCGTCTTGCTTGTTTACCAGGGGCCACACGCTTCCTGGAATGCTGCACGGTTCACTGAGTCCACTGATGTGCTGCAAGGAACCAAATCAGTGCAGTGTGTGACTCGTAGGCCCTGATTAGGACATTTTCATAGTAActgactgttaggatatagatattcaggcctgtctgtaaaggcctgtactttaagaatttaggggtattcttattacttggctagttagaggtataaaagaaagaatcaaaatcactgtctgctggtgtaagggccttctcttcctgtgacagtctgaggccctgttcttaggctaaggcctttggctaagcagcagaggcagccataagccaggaagggacaggtcacatcctcacattccaaactagtcacattgaaagaaggtgctattgggctgttaggaattatcaggacaggattgtatcctatcacctccagagaaagggaagtgcctagaaaatgtaaaaggaaacttagtttgatagcatcctgtctggcaagaactcacttatcaatagctgggatgtgaaatcctcacttctgtattgttttgtcattagagttcccactttgcttttgtttgtctgtataatctctgtctggttctgtgattgtttctgtctgctgtataattaattttgctgggtgtaatctaattaaggtggtgggatataattggttagctaatcatgttacaatatattaggattggttagttaaatttcagtagaatgattggttaagctatagctaagaatattactatataaattaggggcaaacaggaagtaagttgggattcgaaaataaggaaaaaggaacttgtatttaagcttgctggaagttcaccccaataaacatcgaattgtttgcaccttcggacttcaggtattgttgctctctgttcatgcgagaaggaccagggaagtgggagagtgaaggaataagctctctaacactgactaggaataataaataataatttccatTTAATGCATGGAAAGGCTGTGTTGAAGGTCACCCAATGTACCCGTGGCAGAGCTTTGACTCTTCGCTCCTAACTCACTGGTCTTTGCTGATGCTTTATCTCTAGTTAATTgtcttgggccaaatcctcagctagtgtaaatgggagcagccccactgaaatctgGGGAGATCCCCTCACGAGAGAAAACGATGGAGAGAGAGCACCAGGCCTCCGTGCTCCTGTAGAGACTTCACGAGCTGGGTCTTAGAGAGACTAAGCAAGGGATTGGCAGCTAGGGACTTATGGCCTATGCTCCTGTCTCAAGACACTTCCCTTCAtgctgcctcaatttccccatctgtaaaagggggataccTCCTGGGACTAGTGAGCAATAGTCTGTGTATCACCCATGAACAGTGATCTCTCTGTCCGTGTCTTACCACGCTTCAGTGGGACACAGCTGTGGAAGCCAAATTCAGGAAAAATTGCCAAGAAATGGGGCAGACTCACCCCAGActgattgtcaaggttcctcccccactctgaactctagggtacagatgtggggacctgcatgaaaaacctcctaagcttatctttaccagcttaggtcaaaacttccccaaggtacaaaatattccaccctttgtccttggattggccgctaccaccaccaaacaaatactggttactggggaacagctgtttggacacgtctttcccccaaaaatacttcccacaaccttgcaccccacttcctggacaaggtttggtaaaaaagcctcaccaatttgcctaggtgactacagacccagacccttggatcttaaaaacaatgaacaatcctcccaacacttgcaccctcccctttccagggaaatgttggataaaaagcctcatcaatttgcataggtgaccacagacccaaacccttggatctgagaacaatgaaaaagcattcagttttcttacaagaagacttttaatagaaatagaagtaattagaaataagaaatcccccctgtaaaatcaggatggtagataccttacagggtaattagattcaaaacatagagaacccctctaggcaaaaccttaagttacaaaaaagatacacagacagaaatagttattctattcagcacaattcttttctcagccatttaaagaaatcataatctaacacatacctaactagattacttactaaaagttctaaggcttcattcctggtctatccccggcaaagacaaaatatagacagacccacataccctttgtttcgctccctcctcccagcttttgaaagtatcttgtctcctcattggtcattttggtcaggtgccagcgaggttacctttagcttcttaaccctttacaggtgagaggagatttcctctggccaggagggattttaaaggggtttacccttccctttctatttatgacactgATTATAGATTATATTATTAGATTATAACAAGCCAATAACAAATGGAAATTTCTGTCTCACCAAACTGGTTAATAAAGAGCCAAAAATACAGTCTCCTGAGGCATCCCAGCCTTTGCCTCACAActtggacacaggactccatGATGAGTGCTCAGTGAAACCCAATTTCACCACATATAGGGTCCTTCTAATCTCAAGAGGCCAGCcacttagccaggtcaatatataactcagaatTTACCCAGTGATCACACTGCTGCCAGTACTTTAGCAATTAAAAgctaaatgtttaataataaaagaaaaagaagacttATTAATTGTTTGTCGATGAGCTATATACAAgtgatttttcagtgttcagaCTTTAGGATCACATCAGTGAAGAAAAAAACTACTaacttgcaaaagtctctctggaaattACCCAAGCAGCTGGGGGTTCATCAGTCTTTGTTCAGAGTTTCTGTGTTGGAAACCCAGTCCAGAGAACCGAAGACAAGATTGAGATGTTTCAGGGGTTCTGTTATATTCTCTGCCCTGTgcatggaattttactgtcccaaagAAAGCTCACAGTCCAGGGACCTGTCACGTGTCTTTACAGGAGTTGATGACTCACAAGGGCAGCCGTTGCCCATATTCTTGAAGAGCTGTgattcttctatggcccattgtcaGAGCTAAGAGTCCTTGATGGGCTAATAACACACAGCTGTCTGGCCTTCATGCAAATTCTACCTGAGGGGTGTTACCCAGTAGGAAAACACGTGTAAGATACCAGTACATTGCCAGTGTTCAGAGCTTCAGACACAGCGATGTTACACACACCTAAATAGGATAGTCATACTGAGCAAATCATGACTTTCCCACTGACACCTGACAGGACACACTTGGTACAAGCTTTGTAGCAGTTGTACAACCGCGGTAGCAACAATGACAACAATGGTCATTGTTCAATCACACAGCATCACACCCTGTTCTCGTCCCATGATGGGTGCTACAGCTGGTAGCCACATAAGGAAGGGGCATTGCCGGGTTCTAGCAGGGCAAGCAGCTGGGACGCTACAGCCACTGGAAGACGGGAAGAGCACATAAAAACCTGTTTTCCTGCAGGGAGCCTGGTCCTCGttcaaagaaaggaggaaagagtTCTTGAAAAGTAAGAGGTGGACGTCCAGGAACTCGGCTTTTTCCTCCAAGCGTCGCCAGCGAGCCCCCTTGGCTTCGAATAACCTGCTCATAGCCCAAGAACAGAACTCCGATGATGGGATcccccggggtgcaacctggactgtgggacagctgagccctctgtcccaccaacctggggtgtccttctcacactgtgatgctgagtgAAGCCACACACCTCTGGCAGGTCCTGGgcttacacacacatacacaggcagggacacacccagctgagttacatgaataaaCTCCTAGTCGCTCATAAGTAATGCTCGATAGGCTcaagccaattccccccagctccccagccttgcaccccagaactgcacCATACTGCCCTGATCCGAAGCTTGGCCCTTAGTTTGATCCCTTAGTGACAGCCCAGTGTGCCTGGAGAAAGTGTTCTTATCTCCCATAAGTCATCTGTCTCCTGATCTGCCTGTCTACCATCTACCCATCCATCCTGGGCATTTACAGTGTATCAGACCCTATAGAGACCTGGGCATTATCCCTCATTTTCTTCCTAATCAACTACATTTTTTCAAATATGCATAAATGCGTAGAGCAGCGGAGAGCCCAGGAGTTCTCATCTCCCGttgggaaggtcccttaattCCTGTTTACTCCCAAAGCTGGATAAATAGCAGAGAAGCGCAGACATGGAAAGAGAGAAATTGGCTAGAGTGTCTCCGGTCTCCAGCCTGTTTGCATCCAGATGCTGCTTCTCCCCTAGAGGCTGAGCGAAGCCcctgggattgcacagagctcTATTATAAGCAATGCACACCACTGTCAGCTCTCAGTGTGGGATGTTGCTGCAGATGCTGCGGTGAGAGAAGTGTGGGAGACGGCtacctgagggggattcccagggaagacgcTTCCATCTAAAAAATCACAGgtaccatctctctctttttgacaAACCCAGTGCAACCTGGATGTGATGGGATTGAGAATAGGGTTGTGGTCCTTTCTGATCTACACATCCATTAAAAATCCTAGGGCCCTTGCCACAAAGGATGAGTTTGATCCATTATCATGGGCCAAAATGTCCCTCTTTACTATGCCCCCCCATTCGACCCGGATGACGGCCTCTAGCCCCAaactggctgcatttcactggcacAGTGGATCCTTTAGGAAGAAAAATGTTACTAGGTGTCCAATACAAGGCCAAATTCGGAGGCTGTGGCTGGAAGTTCACTTAGGCCTCAATGCAGCAAAATTCCCCTTGGAGTAAGAACTGAGTAAAGCCTTTGGGATCCagctgtgtgttaatgcacaggCACGGTTACATCCTCCTGCGGCAATGTGGGACTCTAGCTATAAACGGGGGTGGTGGGGACTGTTACCTGACTTTAATGTGCTGGAAAGCATGGAGGTGGTAAGGCTGCTCACTAGAATAAGTATAAGAATTTTTCAACATGGGCAAGACATAATGTCTCCTAGCATCATTCGAGAATTTGGCTAAATCGTTATGCCTGAAGCTTTCAAAATCTAATTCATCCagaagcagacacccagcatgggaaatttcagtccaaatggttaatttttggcaaacttataagcaactgaaaaatagGTCTTCTAATTGAAGGAATGAGACAGCCTTAACTAACTGTGGTGCCACAAAACCATCTACAATGGCCAATCCATGTGTGAATGCCATTCAGCGAAGCTCTTTGCTCAAACAGTGTCTGTGACAAGGAATTCCTCAGGCCAAATATATATTATGTAAACAGTTTTCTTTTAGCAGTTCAAACTTTCAATGTACTTGAATGGTTCCAGGTTCATGTCTTATGAAACACAGTGAATAGAAATGACAGATTGAATTTGTTTTCAATAGGTTCATAGGGTTTAATGCTATTTGATCATCccgcctgacctcctgtataacacaggccattcaATTTCACCCATTTACCT carries:
- the LOC102930998 gene encoding olfactory receptor 52R1 is translated as MSDSNTTDFTNPSTFILLGIPGLVAAHVWISIPFCAMYAIAILGNFTILFIVKTEPSLHGPMYYFICMLAVTDLGLSTSTVPKMLSIFWFNFREIDFSACLTQMYFIHSFSAMESGIFAAMALDRYVAICHPLRHSTILTNSIVATIGLAMVLRCGIFSLPYPFLARQWPYCRTNIIPQTLCVHMAVAKLACADTHISSYYGLFVQFSVMGLDVIFIVVSYIQILRAIFSLPTKDARIKTFGTCSSHLFVILAFYVPRLLISLLYRFGQNVALNFHVLISNVYLLMPPMLNPIIYGVRTKQIWDRLLRLFTHEGP